From one Anopheles bellator chromosome 1, idAnoBellAS_SP24_06.2, whole genome shotgun sequence genomic stretch:
- the LOC131214505 gene encoding uridine-cytidine kinase-like 1 — protein MSINQLNAPTSSASSDSDASEPKECENLDLNHGVHSSDSGYDVDLPPDCCPASPATVPSKTTRSNSFGSQLRSPKPRRQRTTSVNQNTINSNEAIIRSNNRTIYTAGRPPWYNCAGQQMEPFVIGICGGSASGKTTVAQKIIESLDVPWVTLLSMDCFYKILNDKQHEQATRNEYNFDHPDAFDLELMKDVLQRLKEGRKVEVPVYNFVSHSREQHTKTMYGANVIIFEGILTFHSKEILKMLDMKIFVDTDADIRLGRRLKRDIQQRGRDLEGVLKQYMTMVKPAYSCYIAPTMAHADIIVPRGSSNLVAIQLIVQHVHTQLQLRGFKLREALAHSYIGQPKPDSLKMLPITPQVKGLHTFIRNANTARDEFIFYSKRLIRLVLEYALSLLPFRDVEVETPQNVVYGGKRMACQKICGVSILRAGETMEQAVSDVCKHIRIGKILIQTNQSTGEPELYYLRLPKDIKDYRVVLMDATVATGAAAIMAIRVLLDHDVPEENILLVSLLMAEIGVHSIAYAFPKVQIVTSALDPEINEKFYVIPGIGNFGDRYFGTEPTDPNLLYE, from the exons ATGTCGATTAATCAGCTTAATGCGCCAACAAGTTCTGCATCTTCTGATAg TGACGCAAGCGAGCCGAAGGAATGTGAAAATTTAGATCTAAATCACGGCGTGCACTCGAGCGACAGTGGTTACGATGTGGATCTGCCGCCGGACTGCTGCCCGGCATCACCGGCGACAGTTCCATCGAAAACAACTCGTTCGAATTCGTTCGGTTCACAGTTGCGATCTCCGAAACCCCGTCGTCAGCGGACTACTTCCGTTAATCAGAATACGATCAACTCGAACGAGGCGATAATTCGATCGAACAATCGCACAATCTATACAGCCGGTCGACCACCATGGTACAACTGTGCCGGTCAGCAAATGGAACCGTTCGTTATAG GCATCTGTGGCGGGAGCGCTTCAGGGAAAACCACAGTGGCGCAAAAGATAATCGAGAGCCTGGACGTACCGTGGGTCACGTTGCTGTCAATGGATTGCTTCTACAAGATACTAAATGACAAGCAACACGAGCAAGCCACGCGCAACGAATACAATTTTGACCATCCAGATGCCTTCGATCTGGAGCTAATGAAAGACGTACTACAAAGGCTCAAGGAGGGCCGGAAGGTGGAGGTTCCTGTTTATAATTTTGTCTCCCACTCCCGGGAGCAGCACACG AAAACAATGTACGGTGCGAACGTAATCATCTTCGAGGGCATCCTCACGTTCCACAGCAAAGAAATACTAAAGATGCTGGACATGAAAATATTCGTCGACACTGACGCAGACATCCGTCTTGGGAGACGCCTGAAACGCGACATTCAACAGCGTGGCCGCGACCTGGAAGGTGTACTCAAGCAATACATGACCATGGTTAAGCCGGCTTACAGCTGTTACATTGCGCCCACGATGGCACATGCCGATATCATTGTACCGCGCGGTTCTAGCAATCTGGTAGCCATACAGCTTATTGTGCAGCATGTCCACACGCAGTTACAGTTG CGCGGGTTTAAACTGCGCGAAGCCCTAGCTCACTCGTACATCGGACAACCGAAGCCGGACTCGCTAAAGATGCTTCCAATCACACCGCAAGTGAAGGGCTTGCACACATTCATCCGCAACGCAAACACGGCCAGAGACGAGTTCATATTCTACTCGAAGCGCTTGATCCGCTTGGTGCTGGAGTACGCGCTTAGCTTGCTGCCATTCAGGGACGTTGAGGTCGAGACGCCTCAAAACGTTGTCTATGGAGGAAAACGCATGGCTTGTCAGAAGATATGCGGTGTATCGATTTTGCGTGCCGGTGAAACGATGGAGCAAGCCGTAAGCGATGTCTGCAAGCACATTCGCATCGGCAAGATCTTGATCCAGACGAATCAATCGACAGGAGAACCGGAG CTCTATTACCTACGTCTGCCAAAGGACATCAAGGACTATCGGGTGGTGCTGATGGATGCCACGGTTGCGACGGGAGCTGCTG CAATAATGGCCATTCGCGTGCTACTGGATCATGATGTTCCTGAGGAGAACATTCTCCTTGTGTCGCTGCTGATGGCGGAAATAGGCGTACACTCGATAGCGTACGCATTCCCCAAAGTGCAGATCGTCACCTCGGCACTCGATCCGGAAATTAACGAGAAATTCTACGTCATACCGGGCATCGGAAACTTTGGCGATCGCTACTTCGGCACGGAACCGACCGATCCAAATCTGCTCTACGAATAG
- the LOC131214541 gene encoding calcium/calmodulin-dependent protein kinase type 1 encodes MPLFGKKDSGKKVRKDAKDGCEKLPSIDEKYVIKELLGTGAFSEVRLCEHKETAQQYAVKIIDKKALKGKEDSLENEIRVLKRFSARRSDGTGVGIGPLPGSDKPRFAHPNIVQLLETFEDKSKVYLIMELVTGGELFDRIVEKGSYTERDASNLIRQVLEAVDYMHEQGVVHRDLKPENLLYYSPAEDSKIMISDFGLSKMEDSGFMATACGTPGYVAPEVLAQKPYGKAVDVWSIGVISYILLCGYPPFYDENDANLFAQILKGEFEFDSPYWDEISDSAKDFIRNLMCVNVERRFTCKQALAHPWISGNAASSKNIHGTVSEQLKKNFAKSRWKQAYHAATVIRQMQRMALNSGTGGGVGAYGRSASRISNAPDAGPGGTDEQQQSVGQTDTTASSSKSCRVVVGSANHRSYQASF; translated from the exons ATGCCGctgtttgggaaaaaagatTCCGGCAAAAAGGTGCGCAAGGACGCGAAAGATGGCTGCGAGAAGCTGCCCAGCATCGACGAAAAGTACGTCATCAAGGAGCTGCTCGGGACGGGTGCGTTCTCGGAGGTGAGACTCTGCGAGCACAAGGAAACCGCCCAGCAGTACGCGGTGAAGATTATCGACAAAAAGGCGCTCAAAGGCAAGGAGGACTCGCTGGAAAACGAAATTCGTGTCCTCAAGCGCTTCAGTGCCCGGCGCAGCGATGGCACGGGCGTTGGGATCGGGCCGCTGCCCGGCTCGGACAAACCACGCTTTGCACATCCCAACATTGTGCAGCTACTGGAAACGTTCGAGGACAAATCGAAAGTTTACCTGATCATGGAACTGGTGACGGGCGGTGAACTGTTCGATCGGATAGTGGAGAAGGGCTCGTACACGGAGCGGGATGCCTCCAATCTCATCCGACAGGTACTGGAGGCGGTGGACTACATGCACGAGCAAGGCGTCGTTCACCGAGACCTGAAACCCGAAAATCTGCTGTACTACAGCCCGGCCGAGGACAGCAAGATCATGATCAGTGACTTTGGGCTCTCGAAGATGGAGGATTCCGGCTTCATGGCGACGGCCTGCGGTACGCCGGGCTACGTGGCGCCCGAAGTGCTGGCGCAGAAACCGTACGGCAAGGCGGTGGACGTGTGGAGCATAGGCGTCATATCGTACATACTGCTGTGCGGTTACCCACCGTTCTACGACGAGAACGATGCGAACCTGTTCGCCCAGATACTGAAGGGCGAGTTTGAGTTCGATTCCCCGTACTGGGACGAGATTAGTGACTCGGCGAAAGACTTTATCCGCAATCTGATGTGCGTTAACGTCGAGCGACGGTTCACGTGCAAGCAGGCTTTGGCGCATCCCTGGATTTCGGGCAACGCGGCCAGCAGCAAGAACATTCACGGCACCGTTTCGGAGCAGCTGAAGAAGAACTTTGCCAAATCGCGCTGGAAGCAGGCGTACCACGCGGCCACCGTCATACGGCAGATGCAACGAATGGCGCTCAACAGCGGCACTGGCGGAGGTGTCGGAGCGTACGGGCGGAGTGCGTCACGGATTAGCAATGCGCCCGATGCAGGGCCGGGGGGCaccgacgagcagcagcagtcagtaGGACAAACAGACACCACTGCCTCTAGcagtaa GTCATGTCGGGTCGTGGTTGGTAGTGCGAACCATCGTTCCTACCAGGCTAGCTTTTAA
- the LOC131214527 gene encoding translation initiation factor eIF-2B subunit gamma → MGLQEFQAVVLAAGKGTRLTDILEDRPKCLLPIGPYPMIWYPLNLLQRHGFSEVLVIVQETEKSEVQKRLDRLQLKLKLDYFTVPVDSECGTADSLRLVSDKIKTDLVVLSCDSIIELKLFPLLYSFREQDASLQMFLMEGGKDQDVVVPGPKTKYKAEKDLIGYDRATSKLLFMASASDFEETVKLSGHLLRTNPELTISSNLLDAHVYIMKKWVLEYLAVSDAISSVKGEMLPHIIKKQMLQPQTIPENDGVSEMNLNLKIDNIFRFALMTEMDEKIDKASIYNKEKKPVIHPIRCYVHLADAGAYGLRINNVRSFLSCNMKIFDHFPALTGLTEHELKSSTAKINSTQINKCAVGDLTVISEKTSLNNNVIANGCTVQPKTRISNSVLMDGVTIEENVVIDNCIIGEKALVKSGSVLKNCLVGPQFVVAANSKQENVYLSNADGFMTID, encoded by the exons ATGGGTCTTCAGGAATTTCAAGCGGTGGTTTTAGCAGCCGGGAAAGGTACTAGATTGACGGACATACTGGAGGATCGCCCAAAGTGTTTGCTACCGATCGGACCGTACCCGATGATCTGGTACCCATTGAACCTGTTGCAACGGCATGGTTTCAGCG AGGTTCTAGTAATAGTGCAGGAGACAGAGAAGTCCGAAGTGCAAAAGCGTTTAGACCGGCTGCAGTTGAAGCTGAAGCTTGATTATTTCACAGTCCCAGTGGATTCGGAATGCGGTACGGCCGATTCCTTGCGGCTCGTGTCAGACAA GATTAAAACGGATCTGGTTGTATTGTCTTGCGATTCGATAATAGAACTGAAGCTGTTTCCACTGCTGTACAGTTTCCGCGAACAAGATGCTTCGCTGCAGATGTTCCTTATGGAAGGAGGTAAAGACCAGGACGTGGTCGTCCCGGGACCGAAAACTAAGTACAAAGCAGAAAAGGATCTGATTGGTTACGATCGCGCCACAAGCAAGCTTCTGTTCATGGCTTCGGCTAGTGATTTTGAGGAGACGGTAAAACTGTCTGGCCATTTATTGCGGACCAATCCGGAGTTAACCATCTCGTCCAACTTGCTCGACGCTCACGTGTACATTATGAAAAAGTGGGTGCTAGAATATCTTGCCGTAAGCGACGCCATATCCTCGGTCAAAGGAGAAATGTTGCCCCATATAATCAAGAAACAGATGCTGCAGCCACAAACGATTCCGGAAAATGATGGAGTCTCggaaatgaatttaaatcTGAAAATTGACAACATTTTTCGG TTCGCATTGATGACCGAAATGGATGAAAAGATCGATAAAGCGAGCATCTATAATAAGGAAAAGAAACCGGTGATCCATCCAATCCGTTGTTATGTTCATTTGGCCGATGCCGGTGCATATGGATTGCGAATTAATAATGTTCGATCGTTTCTGTCCTGTAACATGAAG ATTTTCGATCATTTTCCGGCGCTTACGGGTTTAACGGAACACGAGCTGAAGTCCTCTACTGCCAAGATTAATTCTACGCAGATCAACAAGTGTGCAGTAGGTGATTTGACGGTGATTAGCGAGAAAACATCACTGAATAATAACGTCATCGCAAACGGCTGCACGGTGCAACCGAAAACACGCATCAGCAACAGTGTCCTCATGGACGGTGTTACCATAGAAGAGAA TGTTGTGATTGATAATTGCATCATCGGCGAAAAAGCGCTCGTTAAAAGTGGATCCGTACTAAAGAATTGTCTCGTCGGGCCACAGTTCGTAGTAGCCGCCAACTCCAAACaggaaaatgtttatttgtccAATGCTGATGGTTTCATGACGATCGATTAA